The window TTTGCAAGCAAGTAATTGAAATACTTGTTGCCTATGTCTTCCATCCTCCCATTTGATGGCCAAAAAAACCTTCACCCGTCTAAAGTTGAATCAGCTCTTCCTTTTCAATGTCAAAATCTTTAGGAAAAATGTAGCAGtaggcaaaatattttttcaatgttggcGATGACAAGAAATCAAAACTTAACTTCAGTACACACAAAGCTTTATTTCCATCCAGGGAATCCTAAATTCTACTGCTTAGAATTGACTGCCACTCCTGTGTCTCCTTTCTGCGCAGAGTTCCTCCCAGAAAATTAGCAAGCAATGAAATCCCTCTACATCTCTTTGCAATCTCTTTTCCAATAGACTCCAAGTCTCAAGCTATTGATGTTCCTCCACCCCCACTCTCATTTCGGTTGATAATGGACCAACATTGATCATCTGATAGTCTCCTCGGCTCGTGCTGACTCCCAAGAGAAGTCTCCATCATGCTTGCTACATCCTCACTGCGGGTtgtaacaaaaacaacaacattcCCATTCTTGCCATAAATTTTGAACAATCCCTCCTTCAAACCATCCCACTTTTGAGCATCTTCATTCCACACATCATCTAGTACTAGaagaaatgttttattttgcaGCTCTTTCTTAGGGTTTTCAACTGCATCAAGATTGTTCAACCCACCAGTAGTTTTATCAATCTTTTGCAACATTTCTCCTAATACCCtaactttaataaaatcattagaAACACAAACCCATATTGTTACATAAAAAACGTTTGTCTCCTTAACCTCTTCACAATCCATTTCTGCTATATTAATCTTTCCAAGACCTACCATACCCACAGTGGAAACAACAGACAGAACTTGTTGATCAATCGAGCCAATCAACAATTTCATGACTTTAGTGACATCATCCTCCCTTCCTATCACAACTACTGAGCTGTCAAGGGAGGAGTCTGTCGCTCTGTCCCAGCTGATTTCAGGAGCTCTATCTACATGTTGTAGAGATGTATTTCCAAGCCCATATCCAGTTGCAAGTTTCTGAATTTCATCCAGGGCTCCATTGATCTTCTTAACTTTTTGACCCATATTCAAACGGAAAGCAACAGAGTTGTGGAGTGAAACAAAGTCACGTACCCTTCCCTTCTGCTGGTCTTTGCAAAGAAAACCACAAGCAAACTCATCTAGAACATCTTCAGCATCATAAGCTACATCTTGTAGCATCTCCAGCCAAAGATTCACAGACTCGTCTGTTACTGGCCTTCTGGCTACATCTTGGAGCACAGCTTTGATCATGGTTGAGGACTGGTTGAGCTTCTGCAGATGTCCCTCCAATCCCCAAGCAAATCTGATCCCTTCAGCAGCTATGGAACTCACCCTTGTCAAAGTCTCCTCCATGGCAAACGTAAAAAGAAACTCTGCAgccattttttcttgttttctttgggaaatcaaagaagaaatatTGGCCACCAGAGAGAGAAATATGCTCtgaaatattaaagataaaatgaaGAGTGCGTTGGAATATCTGCGCATAGTTGAATGAGTGTCcctataataattaattgattgatggCAGCGGCAGCATCTTGCCATCTTCCACGAAACCACAACAGACAATTTGTCAAGTTTGTCGGCATCGTATTTAGGATAACTTTTTgtacctttttatttatttacatttttcaCAAATTTCTTACTAGAAAGCTACGGACCGGATTATTGATATTCACTATGCTACCAAGGTATACTaactctttctatatatatatatatatatatatatatatatatatataattcataataGTTAATTAGATGTGATTtggttataataattaataaaaaaaataaatgagataatcaataaaaatataatcttattaaaaaatcaagacaatatattttaaaaaatattaaattaacaacatattaaattgactcAAATCAATATGCTAAAGGGGTGTTTGGTTTGGAAGTgcagttggttttttttgtggAACTCATCTAAaaagcatgtattttttttgttttttaaggtgtggtttgtacttttaaaaaattatatctttgaAAAAAGACATCACACCTCCAAGCTAAATACATACTAAATCTACAACCAAGATCATAACACTATAATAACtcctcataaaaatataaaataaattatgaaacataatttttaaataatttaatattgaatgatgaaattgaaaaaaaaattaattaaaaaaagaactcgaattaactcaagttaacttgttaatccagtaacttgaatcatgagatcaaaataactatatagaaaacaaatctaaacaaattatgtaactcaattctcaataaatcaaaaattaaataatgaattttcaaaacaattcaattaagaaaagacaaaaaaataactaaaatcaaCCCGAACTAACACGTGAAACTTATAACATAATaactttttagaaaacaaattaaaaaacaacataaatcaactcaggttaacctacTAAACTCGTGACTCaagttatgaaattaaaataatcatatagaaaacaaattaaaacataaaaaataacttgaaataaattacaaagctacaaattcctaaactaaatgtcaaataataaaaatgaagttgatatatatatatatatatatatatatatatcaacttcgtttttatttaaagtataGTAATTTATAAGATGGTGTAAAGTAAAGTTATCACTAAATGTTTTGTTAAAGTGTTAGAAATgtagtgaaaattttaaattattttaatatgttaatattaaaaataatttttttaaaataaaaaatattattttaatatattttaaaataaaaaaaatatttcaaaccaAACATCGACCCACGCGACGCCATAAAATTATATGACAACCATTCTAAAGACCCCACTTGCATATTTGGGCTCTCTATTTTCTAGCTCGAATGACAATGAGAAATCCAATAAGCATACTGCTGGGCAAAGTCTTCAAATCTAGCTAGCAAGCTCCCTTGATCGATGAGAAAACGAGGGGAGTTTATCTGAAAAGTTCATATCAGAACCCCAGACGAACACAATTATTGAACTATTGATTTCTGTAGATATCGAGCTGCGGATATTGAAGGCTGTTAAGACTGCTTTACTGAAGAGAGCTAAAAACATGGCAATAATTACACTCAACAGCAAAATTATTTCTGTAACACTATCGTTTTTCTTAATTCATTGCACAAATGATTAGGTGTCTGAGAGGTCAACAAAACATCTAAACTGTATCCTACTGGAAGTTCAAAAAATCAACCGATGCCACCATGTCTGTATGCTTCCCCCACCAATTTTCAACATCTCTTGCACAAGTGCACGACTTCGGTTACATGCCCCACCTTCTGTAATGAATGAATCACACAACACTGAATGCTGACTGTATGGTAGATGACACTCGAGATGCAATGGTCTGCGATGCGAACTGCTGGAACTGCTTCTTAGCATCtaaaagaaggaagaataatTTCACATCCTTTTCtcatatttatcaaaataataaatagaatgaCCTAAGGAGGATTAGGCAATAGACCCAAGTGATCAATGCTATGTAAACAGTTAAGTTGTGAGGAATACTTTTAGCAGCAAATGAAATAGAGTTTGCGATAAAAATTCTACAGTATCAGCACATGCACAGAGTAAATTTATCCAGACTTACAGCAATTAGTAAGGTTAATCAATGTTGTGCAGACAGTTAAGTTGCGAGAAATACTTATAGCAGCAAATGCAATAGAGTTTGCATAATAATTCTATAGTATAAGTTCAAGCACAAAGTAAAATTATCCAGACTTGCAGCAATTAGTAAGGTTACTACTAAAAATGCAATGAATCTGCAATCATTccacttgttttgttttctcatcCCTCACACGCTTGCCTAGAATATTAAAGGAGGTTATATTATCTGAAtagcaaaagaattaaaaactttttcaaCTCAAACTCTTaacttaattgattttaaatcgtCCATGGCAGAACAGCTTACAAGGCCAATGGCATCACCATGTGTTTATTGGGAAACTGATAGGTTTATCTAGTAGTGTGTTTTGCAGCGGAGCTGTTACTTGGTGGGAACCCACTAGAGCGTTGCTGTCTGTCATGGCATTTTATATAGAATACGCTACTGATTAATCAAACCATAGTGTGATGTATCACAGGCTCAACATAGTCCTTTAAGGCTGAATCTGATTTATTTGACACAAACTGAAACCTAAGTTTTCATTATCCATGTCTGCTTCCTACCACTGGAAATATATGGATAAGAAGAATCCCCAATCTAATGGACAGTCTCCAGGACAACATTTAAGCAAATGACAGTCTcagaaaaccaataaaatgttGTTTGCTCACCTTTGCGACATTTGGTGAAGCCAACAATGTTTGCAATGCTGAGGGTCAAACATACTCCAACAATGAGGCAGTAATCTGCTTGGAACCTTATGAGAGAGAAAATTCCAAGCACAATCCAGGCGACCGCCTACAAAGTTAAAggcaaataataaataacattcaaatgtagaaaagagaggaaaacagaagaaaagtTTATATCTGAATTTGAACATCAGAAGGAGTGCAAACAACAACCGAAAAAGACCATTCCACATCAATTTACAGACATTCTTCAATCAGgatcttaaaaaatagaaatgagtAGTTCACTTAACATTAGCTGCAAACTATATTGCATTTCTTTAGTTCCTGACAAGTATTCTGTATACACCCAAGACCCAACTTTTTTACAAATATGATATGCTGAGGATATGATTTAGTCAgtaacaaaagaaaatcaaatcctATGTACTTACTGTTATGTAAAGAGTCCACCAGAACAGCCATGAGTCTTTCTTGTTCATTCGGGCTAATGACTAATgccaaaacaaatataaaaatggaTGAGATTCAATTTCAATATCAAACATCCTTATGAAATTGAGAAGGGCCAGTGCACAATGAGTACATATACAATCAAGCAAGAGTTTTGAAACTGACCTCTTGGTCAAGGGATTCAAATTTCCACACACTCTCACCCAGATCATTTATCTCATTCCACCACCTAAGGCCAACTAAAATCCGACCACTCACATTCTTGACCACCCAAAAATCAAGAGCAGCAAGAAGCACAGTCACCACAAAAATGATGACaaagctattaaaaaaaagagcagagAGTATGTAAAATGCCAAAGCTCCTGCCtgcagaaaaaagaaacataagaaTATTATCTTGTTCTATTTAAGTTAAATCAAAAGAACTAAACTTGTAAACACAAATTGGATATGTCACATACCTTGAAGAGAACATGAAAGAAACATGTCTTTGGATTGGCGTAATTTTCACCAGGGGGCTGTCAAGAAGAGTTAAACATAAATTATTcgtgcagaaaaaaaaaattcaatcaaatgcCATTCAGGATTTCCACTGCTTATAGTTAACACTATTCCTATCTAATAGAACTTAAACAACAAAGGGATAACATGCTTAAAGAAGTGCTATACTCTCTCATTCCAAACTTCATAAATTCACTCCTTATCATTAGACACCAAAAGGAATCTCAGGATTCAAAAATTAGATAGAAAATATATTCTATAAACTTTGAACTGTCTGCATAAATTGAATCTCTTAATCATTGTCTCTACTGCATACTATATATCCTTCATGaacacaaggaaaacaaaagcaacATCGCAACTGAGTTTCTACTGAAATGATTCAGTAGattgaaaacaaactaaatatcTCATCTGGGTTtccattaaaatgatttaatgcattaaaaacaaactcaaaatcCCAATCGAACATCTATTAAAATGACTAAAAGCAATGAAAACAAATACCGCAACCATGGTAAACAAGCTCAACATGACCCAGTAAATTGAAAACAAGCACAACATCTCGTTTGGATTTCCAACAAAATCACTTAATGTAACAAAAGGAAAGCTCAAAATCCCAACTCAGCTtccattaaaatgaaaaaaagcaaCCAGTATCGCAACCATGCGACTAAAACGATTCAACacgtgaaaaagaagaagaagcaacatCTCATTCAGGTTtcaatcaaaacaattcaatgcAACAAATACAAGCTAAAAATCCCAAATGGGTTTCCATAAAACCGAATaaaccatgaaaaaacaaacccaatatcccaatttgtttttcattaaatgcAACAAAAATTGCACCTTGACATTGCCTTTTTCTTCCTCGAAACCGACCCACATGAGACTAACATTGCCTCCCCATAAAAAATCTTGGCTTGACAACTCAAGACCAATCACATAGGTACTTAATAGTCCAATTAATTATAAAGATTatcatatttctaaaaaacCAATCCAAGCTCAAAATCTCCAACCAAAAAGCAGATCTAATAAACAGTCCAAATTCATggataaattacaaaattaatcgAGCCCCATAATTATATTCAACAGAAagcaattatttctttttttgagaaattgaagagaaagacGGCGACTTGACTCACCTGGCTAGGATCCATTTTAGagcttctcttcttcttttcttttgctttctattGGTTTGGTTGATTTAAGGAGAAATTTTCTTTTAGGGACCTTTTTGTTAATGTATTCGTATAGAGTTAATTCCTCATATTTCTGAATTGGTCCTTTTAGTCTTACAAAGTTACTCTGTCCAcccaaaattcttttttttttcttcttcattttattttaacagtcaaaatattttatgaaagttTTTTCATACCATTAGTTTTGGAAAAATCTCAAATGgacatccaatttttttttctcaaaaaaacaCCATTTAAGAATTCATCTGAGTTAACCCGATGACAATAACCTAAGCTATGCCGACTATGAAGTTACAGAGATAGAGTAACTTATTTATTTAGTCCTTCGATTGTAAAGCTAATTACAACTTAATCcttcatgttttaaaaacctATAATATAATTCTTAGTTCTTGTTGACTCTCGTCTTATTAAAACATCTTTGGTTCCATTTCTATCtaagaattttgaattttacaatgttacaatttgaatttaaaaaaaaaactacaaaaattttaataattttaattcccAACAAGAGTCAATTTAGGGACTAACTTATacgttttcaaataaaaaaagactatgTTGTAAATAGGTTCAGAATCTAGGGTCTAAAGAACAGTAATAGTTCACTCAAAGAGGAAACAGGAGGTGGTAATGTTGTGCATGAATGAGAGGCTATGGAATATGGATATAAGCAAAAGTGAGGTGGATGATGGGGTCATTGTCTTATCCTAAATTGttagaaaccaagaaaaaaaaaagagaaaaataaaacaaagatgcAGCAGAGCCAGAAACTTTCAAGTTTCTATTGGAACATACTTGAAAAGGCAAAGAGAGGTGGTTGAGACTAGAGAGGTAAGCATAACATGGCTAGGTTGGTGGCTGTGCAGCAGCAAACTCAACCTTCTTTATCTCTTCTACCTTCCTCTCTTTCTGACTTCAATGGCACTAGACTCCACTCTCAAGTCCAGGTCTGTCTTCCAGTCTTTCTGCATGGCAGTCCGTCTCTTTATTTGCTTATAGTTAGTCCATGTGTCAATAGTTGTGTACTTTCTTGCAGTGTAAGAGAAGGGCCTGGCAGACAAAGCGAGCATTACAAGTTTCAGCATCAAGTTCCAAGAGCATTCTTATAATGGGAGGCACTAGATTTATTGGTGTGTTTTTGTCTAGACTTCTTGTCAAAGAGGGTCATCAGGTAGACTTACTATTAccattttctcttattttgtcACTTCTTTGAATGGAATAACTGCAGAGGTGCTTTAAAATCTTGGCAGGTGACCTTGTTTACTAGAGGTAAAGCACCAATTACACAACAATTGCCAGGTGAATCAGACCACGATTATGCTGATTTTTCTTCCAAGGTATATTTATGAGCCAAATGGGTATGAGATTCTTGCTTCTTATTAGATTTCTATAAAGAAATGAAGTACTACTGTTGGACTCAGTAGGCTAAAACTTTTGTTGTTGATCATGATTTTCTAGGTCTTGCATTTGAAAGGAGACAGgaaagattttgaatttgtgaaAACTAGTCTTGCTGCAAAAGGCTTTGATGTTGTCTATGATATAAATGGTATGCAAATGTCTTATTACTGCATCCCTTTCTGGCACAATATTTTGCTCTTTTCATCTGATGCTGATCTTCTCTTTTCGATATATTTTTAGGCCGTGAAGCAGTTGAAGTTGAACCTATATTGGATGCTCTGCCAAAGCTAGAACAGTAAGCTCTCAACAGTGTattgatgattttgtttataattCTAATATCCATGTGTATGATCATTTCATTGTTAGCTTTGCCTTTAGCTGTTTCTGTGGCACTTTTTTCGAATTTCGTTGTGCGTTTGAttcttgttattgttgattaaaTTCCTTAGATCTTGATAGCTTCCATGCTTCTCCATCaaaaccacttttttttttttaatttttaatgtaattagtTGATTCAGCTTATCTTTAATGCAACACGAAGAAAATACACTATTTTAGAGAAGAGTCACAGGTCTGATTTAACAGGTCAACCCGTGACTTATTGATCTAAAATATAACCTAATTGGGTTTTATATTAAACTAAATAGGAGTTAAATTGTCAAACCCGATACCGCTTAAAACCTAGATGGACCtggattgatattttaaaaaaaaaaacattgtttgattttttttaaaaaaaacttaaaataatactattttggACTCACCTAGATCAACATGTGACCAATGCCTTAACCGGATCATGGCACAAGccaggtttaataacattgttttgagTTGCGATGCTGCATGCATTTCGGTTCTTCTGCAGAAATTCAACAGAGAAACTGTTGTCGAGAAACATGCTTAAACCATGGCTTTTCCCTTTTCTATTTAAACATCATGCGTGCGAGATTCGATCAGTTATGGTTAGTCTACAAGAAATCAGGAAACTCCGCAGTCTATCTAGCCTTTCAATAATTGCTGCTGTCTTTGATAATCTGAAGTTCTGTTGATTCTCAGGTTCATATACTGCTCTTCAGCTGGAGTTTACCTCAAATCTGATCTTTTACCGCACAGCGAGGTATGCCTGatagcattttctttttctcaatcTTCTGGTAACTATCTCTTCTAACCAGATAATGTCTGGTTACAGAAAGATGCAGTTGATCCAAAGAGCAGGCACAAGGGAAAGCTTGAGACAGAGAGCTTATTAGAATCAAAGGGTGTTAACTGGACTTCTATAAGACCTGTCTACATTTATGGGCCCTTAAACTACAACCCTGTTGAAGAGTGGTTCTTTCACCGGTTGAAAGCGGGCCGCCCGATTCCAATTCCCAACTCAGGAATTCAAATAACCCAACTTGGTCATGTAAAGGTGAGCAAATCTTTGATTCCATCACGAGTCTCAGTATTTCTGAAAGCAACTTTGGCATGAGTAACATGAAAGCAAGTTTCTGGCATGATGAGTTCGAAATTCCCAGGATTTGGCAAAGGCTTTCGTTGAGGTTCTTGGTAATGACAAAGCCAGCCAGCAAGTATTTAACATATCAGGAGAGAAGTATGTTACTTTTGATGGATTAGCAAGGGCTTGTGCAAAGGTGATTCTGGATCATGTATTGCTGAATATATGCTAGACAGTTGAAGTTTTATAGCTCTTTCGGTAACTTTTTCGCTGAATTAACATATCCGACTGTATCTTCCGATCTTTTTCTCTCTCAGGCTGCTGGGTTCCCAGAACCTGATATCGTTCACTATAACCCCAAAGAGTTCGACTTCGGGAAAAAGAAGGCTTTTCCATTCCGAGATCAGGTAATTTCTGACAGAATTTGCTGCCACCACCAATTAACATCTGTAGattaaaacatgttaaaaacaaatttcttttgtgtttcATGCAGCATTTCTTTGCATCGATCGACAAAGCAAGGCATGTTCTTGGATGGGAACCTGAATTCGACCTCGTGGAAGGTCTTGCAGATTCTTACAACCTTGACTTTGGCAGGGGAACATACAGGAAAGAGGCTGATTTCTCCACTGATGACTTGATTCTAGGCAAGAGCCTTGTTCTTCAGGCTTAGATCATTCATCCTATTTTCTTCaccttttgttataatttttttcttctttcatcctctacgtattttatttgtttccaaAATTCACACGCTAGTTCaaaaattattcatcaaattttACCATTAGAGGCTTCTTGTAAATGAGAATTGGACCAATTCTcaatcttgtttttgtttttgccagGCAATTTTCTTCCACTGCCTTCGAGGAATTAATAAAGAGTGAAAGCTAAGAAGCGATTCCATGTGTTCTTAATAAGTTGATTAGTGGTTTGAGAATCCTCAAATGTTACCATAATCCATGATTGCAAGAATCAATTACCTGAAATTCTCAAACAGATTCAACTACCGGAAGCTTAAACACAGCAACATTGGACTACCTGAAGGTTAAACAACAGAAACGTTGGACCATTGCATAATGACACATCCGAACCTAAGGAGATTATGATTCAAAGAACAA is drawn from Populus nigra chromosome 5, ddPopNigr1.1, whole genome shotgun sequence and contains these coding sequences:
- the LOC133693097 gene encoding putative disease resistance protein RGA3: MAAEFLFTFAMEETLTRVSSIAAEGIRFAWGLEGHLQKLNQSSTMIKAVLQDVARRPVTDESVNLWLEMLQDVAYDAEDVLDEFACGFLCKDQQKGRVRDFVSLHNSVAFRLNMGQKVKKINGALDEIQKLATGYGLGNTSLQHVDRAPEISWDRATDSSLDSSVVVIGREDDVTKVMKLLIGSIDQQVLSVVSTVGMVGLGKINIAEMDCEEVKETNVFYVTIWVCVSNDFIKVRVLGEMLQKIDKTTGGLNNLDAVENPKKELQNKTFLLVLDDVWNEDAQKWDGLKEGLFKIYGKNGNVVVFVTTRSEDVASMMETSLGSQHEPRRLSDDQCWSIINRNESGGGGTSIA
- the LOC133693157 gene encoding Golgi apparatus membrane protein-like protein ECHIDNA, with protein sequence MDPSQPPGENYANPKTCFFHVLFKAGALAFYILSALFFNSFVIIFVVTVLLAALDFWVVKNVSGRILVGLRWWNEINDLGESVWKFESLDQESLARMNKKDSWLFWWTLYITAVAWIVLGIFSLIRFQADYCLIVGVCLTLSIANIVGFTKCRKDAKKQFQQFASQTIASRVSSTIQSAFSVV
- the LOC133693646 gene encoding chloroplast stem-loop binding protein of 41 kDa b, chloroplastic-like isoform X2 is translated as MARLVAVQQQTQPSLSLLPSSLSDFNGTRLHSQVQCKRRAWQTKRALQVSASSSKSILIMGGTRFIGVFLSRLLVKEGHQVTLFTRGKAPITQQLPGESDHDYADFSSKVLHLKGDRKDFEFVKTSLAAKGFDVVYDINGREAVEVEPILDALPKLEQFIYCSSAGVYLKSDLLPHSEKDAVDPKSRHKGKLETESLLESKGVNWTSIRPVYIYGPLNYNPVEEWFFHRLKAGRPIPIPNSGIQITQLGHVKDLAKAFVEVLGNDKASQQVFNISGEKYVTFDGLARACAKAAGFPEPDIVHYNPKEFDFGKKKAFPFRDQHFFASIDKARHVLGWEPEFDLVEGLADSYNLDFGRGTYRKEADFSTDDLILGKSLVLQA
- the LOC133693646 gene encoding chloroplast stem-loop binding protein of 41 kDa b, chloroplastic-like isoform X1, yielding MARLVAVQQQTQPSLSLLPSSLSDFNGTRLHSQVQCKRRAWQTKRALQVSASSSKSILIMGGTRFIGVFLSRLLVKEGHQVTLFTRGKAPITQQLPGESDHDYADFSSKVLHLKGDRKDFEFVKTSLAAKGFDVVYDINGREAVEVEPILDALPKLEQFIYCSSAGVYLKSDLLPHSEKDAVDPKSRHKGKLETESLLESKGVNWTSIRPVYIYGPLNYNPVEEWFFHRLKAGRPIPIPNSGIQITQLGHVKDLAKAFVEVLGNDKASQQVFNISGEKYVTFDGLARACAKAAGFPEPDIVHYNPKEFDFGKKKAFPFRDQHFFASIDKARHVLGWEPEFDLVEGLADSYNLDFGRGTYRKEADFSTDDLILGNFLPLPSRN